In Aedes albopictus strain Foshan chromosome 3, AalbF5, whole genome shotgun sequence, the following are encoded in one genomic region:
- the LOC109411879 gene encoding uncharacterized protein LOC109411879: MEQTNLLRRILVIVLIIGPLTIEGSLSGGDILERHKRTLLLTEDAATGILAAIAIPLVKEKPSGVDIFCSYNFEANYGMTEEASDWTDPFKRFRVAENQNGLLDAAGGEGGERRKRQSLAFRPSDGVTRRRLYHVIEQQLWVAGYDGRKCLLRAICEASRIGFQDHNGVLGDLIQIILSPSLSTDEQLPKEFYTAEKIGLYSDCSRYRKHCAKDLLELFSYEF; this comes from the exons ATGGAGCAGACGAATCTGTTACGAAGGATATTGGTTATCGTTCTAATCATAGGCCCATTAACCATCGAAGGGTCACTTTCCGGTGGAGACATCCTGGAACGGCACAAACGTACCTTGCTGCTGACGGAGGACGCGGCCACCGGTATCTTGGCTGCCATAGCGATTCCTTTGGTGAAGGAGAAGCCCAGCGGAGTGGACATTTTCTGTTCGTACAATTTCGAAGCCAACTACGGTATGACCGAAGAGGCGTCGGATTGGACGGATCCTTTCAAAAGG TTTCGAGTGGCGGAGAACCAGAATGGCTTGCTGGACGCCGCTGGAGGTGAGGGTGGTGAAAGACGAAAGCGTCAATCGTTGGCGTTCAGGCCGTCAGATGGAGTTACTCGGAGGAGGCTGTATCACGTCATAGAGCAGCAGTTGTGGGT tGCTGGTTACGATGGTAGGAAGTGCTTACTGAGAGCTATTTGCGAGGCTTCCAGGATTGGATTTCAGGACCACAATGGTGTCTTGGGTGATCTGATTCAAATAATATTAAG TCCATCTCTCTCGACCGACGAgcaacttccaaaagaattctacACAGCAGAAAAAATAGGATTGTACAGTGATTGTTCAAGATACAGGAAGCATTGTGCGAAGGATTTATTGGAATTATTCTCATATGAGTTCTAA